A genomic stretch from Ureibacillus composti includes:
- the rsmH gene encoding 16S rRNA (cytosine(1402)-N(4))-methyltransferase RsmH, with translation MFDHTTVLLKETVDGLNINPEGIYVDCTLGGAGHSEYLVQQLSSKGRLICFDQDMIAIENAKKRLENYLDRVTFVHSNFRYLKEELANLNIPKVDGVLYDLGVSSPQLDTPERGFSYHHDAPLDMRMDQTAELTAFHVVNEWPYEDLVRIFFRYGEEKFSKQVARKIEEARKNAPIETTGQLVELIKDGIPAAARRKGGHPAKRIFQAIRIAVNDELGAAEDSLTDAIDLLNINGRISVITFHSLEDRLTKTIFKEASSLPDLPPGLPVIPDNVKPTLKLITRKPILPSEEELEANNRSRSAKLRIAEKISEKGRG, from the coding sequence ATGTTCGATCATACAACCGTATTATTAAAGGAAACTGTTGATGGATTGAACATCAATCCTGAAGGAATTTATGTGGACTGTACTTTAGGTGGTGCAGGTCATAGTGAATATTTAGTACAACAACTATCATCAAAAGGTCGTTTGATTTGTTTTGACCAAGATATGATAGCTATTGAAAATGCAAAAAAGCGTTTAGAAAACTATCTGGATCGTGTTACATTTGTTCATTCGAACTTCAGATATCTTAAAGAAGAACTAGCTAATCTAAATATCCCAAAAGTAGATGGAGTTCTATACGATTTAGGTGTATCCTCACCTCAACTTGACACACCAGAACGGGGATTTAGTTATCACCACGACGCACCACTTGATATGCGAATGGACCAAACTGCCGAACTTACTGCCTTCCATGTAGTAAATGAGTGGCCTTATGAAGATTTAGTACGAATCTTCTTCCGTTATGGAGAAGAAAAGTTTTCAAAACAAGTTGCACGTAAAATTGAAGAAGCAAGAAAAAATGCACCGATTGAAACAACGGGGCAATTAGTGGAACTAATCAAAGATGGAATTCCGGCGGCTGCTCGTAGAAAAGGCGGACATCCTGCAAAACGAATTTTCCAAGCAATTCGCATTGCGGTAAACGATGAATTAGGCGCAGCAGAAGATTCACTCACTGATGCAATTGACTTACTGAATATTAATGGACGGATTAGTGTGATTACTTTCCATTCATTAGAGGATCGCCTTACGAAAACAATTTTTAAAGAGGCTTCTTCCTTACCAGATTTACCACCCGGGTTACCAGTCATCCCAGATAATGTCAAACCAACACTAAAACTTATAACGAGAAAACCAATTCTACCTTCTGAAGAGGAGTTAGAAGCGAATAATCGTTCGAGATCAGCAAAACTAAGAATTGCAGAAAAAATTAGTGAAAAAGGACGTGGGTAA
- the ftsL gene encoding cell division protein FtsL, which translates to MAVRVRQQSYIEQSEVIKHQQPSIKPKKKKKIITAKEKLLYIAFVVVVALLAVTILHKQSSIQQTTMEIQQVESEIAEVKNQNVDLKVQVSELSTYERIWEKAKELGLTLNEKNVKVVPGE; encoded by the coding sequence ATGGCAGTACGTGTAAGACAACAATCATATATTGAACAATCAGAAGTAATAAAGCATCAGCAGCCCTCTATTAAACCGAAAAAAAAGAAAAAAATAATAACAGCTAAAGAAAAACTTTTGTATATTGCTTTTGTAGTTGTTGTAGCACTTCTTGCAGTGACGATTTTACACAAGCAGAGTTCTATTCAACAAACAACAATGGAGATACAGCAAGTTGAATCAGAAATTGCAGAAGTGAAAAATCAAAATGTCGATTTAAAAGTACAAGTAAGTGAACTATCGACATATGAAAGAATTTGGGAAAAAGCAAAAGAACTCGGTTTAACTCTTAATGAGAAGAATGTAAAGGTAGTGCCGGGCGAATGA
- the bshC gene encoding bacillithiol biosynthesis cysteine-adding enzyme BshC, whose protein sequence is MKLEQVISPVNNQLLSDYWVASEKLQPFFQYEYNDHSFKNRAKYLKGKYYDVYELSNIIRSFMEPLGLSEKVEENLSNLENGALAVVGGQQAGILTGPLYSVHKAISVILLAKQQSEKLGINVVPIFWIAGEDHDLEEINHTFTIHNGEVKKRTYSKRSIKKTMASTTPIDHNEMKDLLSIIFRDFGETEHSLKLYHSVLEQMEQSTTFTQFFARLMNSLFQQEGLLLIDAAYGPFRQFESSFFQKIIDRNEEIADLVVAKERLFNEIGYGMPIGATENNANLFFVREGERFLLERNERMFENASANVKMSKEELLEIAKNNPTSLSNNVVTRPLMQEMTIPVLAFVGGPGELAYWATLKDAFELLDLQMPIFAPRLNITLVTNKVEHLLNEYKLSIDQVWNGQVEELKNQFIESVQDEKAKKQIEQLQQLIHTQYDELQIHLTNQQIHLDDIVEKNKKYHEMQFDYLSKKIEQYILIQHDKTLRQFNTIHDELFPSENYQERVFNPYQYLNEYGVSLITDILQLPLEITNSHYIVHL, encoded by the coding sequence ATGAAACTGGAACAGGTCATATCACCAGTTAACAATCAGTTACTGTCTGATTATTGGGTTGCTAGCGAGAAGCTACAACCATTTTTTCAATATGAGTACAACGACCACTCATTTAAAAATCGTGCAAAATATTTAAAAGGCAAATATTATGATGTATACGAATTAAGCAATATTATTCGTTCGTTTATGGAGCCATTAGGACTTTCAGAAAAAGTTGAAGAGAATTTATCGAATTTAGAAAATGGTGCACTAGCTGTCGTTGGTGGGCAACAAGCTGGAATATTAACTGGTCCTTTATATTCTGTTCATAAAGCAATTTCTGTTATTTTACTTGCAAAACAACAGAGTGAAAAACTCGGTATCAACGTAGTACCGATTTTTTGGATTGCAGGAGAAGATCACGATTTAGAGGAAATTAACCATACTTTCACTATTCATAATGGTGAAGTGAAAAAGCGTACTTATAGTAAGCGTTCCATTAAAAAAACAATGGCTTCAACAACGCCAATTGACCATAATGAAATGAAAGATTTACTTTCAATTATTTTCAGGGATTTTGGGGAGACAGAACACTCTCTAAAGCTTTACCATTCCGTTTTAGAACAAATGGAACAAAGTACAACATTTACGCAATTCTTCGCACGCTTAATGAACTCATTATTTCAGCAAGAAGGTCTGTTATTAATTGATGCAGCCTATGGACCGTTCCGTCAATTTGAATCATCGTTCTTCCAAAAAATTATTGATCGCAATGAAGAAATTGCAGATTTAGTAGTGGCAAAAGAACGTTTATTTAATGAAATAGGCTATGGGATGCCAATTGGGGCAACAGAAAACAATGCGAATTTATTCTTCGTACGGGAAGGTGAACGTTTCTTACTTGAAAGAAATGAACGGATGTTCGAGAATGCAAGTGCAAATGTAAAAATGTCAAAAGAAGAACTTCTGGAGATTGCAAAAAACAATCCCACAAGTTTAAGTAATAATGTTGTCACTCGACCTTTAATGCAAGAGATGACAATCCCAGTTCTTGCGTTTGTTGGTGGTCCTGGGGAATTAGCATATTGGGCTACGTTGAAAGACGCATTTGAGTTATTAGATTTACAAATGCCTATTTTCGCACCGAGGTTGAATATTACATTAGTGACAAACAAAGTTGAACATTTATTAAATGAATACAAGCTATCGATTGATCAAGTATGGAATGGTCAAGTTGAAGAGTTGAAAAATCAATTTATTGAAAGTGTACAAGATGAAAAAGCGAAAAAGCAGATTGAACAATTACAACAATTGATTCACACACAATATGATGAATTACAAATACACTTAACGAATCAACAAATTCATTTAGATGATATAGTCGAAAAAAATAAAAAATACCATGAAATGCAGTTTGATTACTTAAGTAAAAAAATTGAACAATATATCTTAATCCAACATGATAAAACCCTTCGTCAATTCAATACGATTCATGACGAGCTTTTCCCTAGTGAAAATTATCAAGAGCGTGTATTTAATCCATATCAATATTTAAATGAATATGGTGTTTCTTTGATTACAGACATATTACAATTACCGTTAGAAATTACAAACTCACATTATATTGTTCATTTATAA
- a CDS encoding penicillin-binding protein, which yields MLLLYGGLFFLLFGRIFYIQSTGEVEGQVLEAKAAALYGKEAVLTAERGKIYDRGGNIIAEDTLSYRLIAVVSPKATTNSEKPQHVSDIKKTAEVIAKYIDMEESKIYEILSNGVEKERWQVEFGTAGRGISHDVMRKIEKEELPGVVFASDTKRYYPNGIFASHLIGFAQKEEQKDGTFKTVGKMGLESIFNKELTGKDGNMQYESDIFGFLLPNSEKMVKPAENGDNIHLTIDKTIQSFLEDAMTGVYEEYDPESMVAVVADPKTGEILAMTQRPTFDPDTRVGLDNNWLNEVTQMVIEPGSTMKVFTLSAAIETGNWHPNAYYQSGQYTILDSTIRDHNYVGWGPITYLEGFQRSSNTAIAYMLEQMGDKTLIKYLDRFGFGQKTGIDLPGEVTGTILTTYPINRVTTAYGQGSTVTPIQLVQGMTAIANDGKMMQPFLIDKIVDSNTGEVIKDNEPVVKGEPVSAETAKQVREILASTVTSKAGTAKNFKVEGYEVAGKTGTAQISRSNGAGYLEGKNNYLYSFLGMAPAEDPQLIVYVAVKQPKLKLTEYGSEPVAKVFTSVVQNSLKYLNIKPEDAAQVQTAKVGNYVGKSSESMQVEIENEGLTPIVIGEGGEIVEQYPKQNLQMTKGSLVFLKTKGSVTIPSFEKWSLRNLLIYKAMSGLSIEIVGEGFVESQSVSPNTTIVDSSPIVVNLKTPEEVYSVPVEEEPEGDEEVIPQD from the coding sequence ATGTTATTACTTTATGGAGGGCTCTTTTTTCTATTATTTGGTAGAATTTTTTATATCCAATCAACAGGTGAAGTAGAAGGACAAGTATTAGAGGCAAAAGCGGCTGCATTGTATGGAAAAGAGGCCGTTCTAACAGCAGAAAGAGGAAAAATATATGACCGAGGCGGTAATATCATCGCTGAGGACACATTGAGTTATCGTCTTATTGCAGTTGTTAGTCCAAAGGCAACGACTAATTCAGAAAAACCTCAACATGTATCAGATATTAAAAAAACAGCAGAAGTCATAGCGAAATATATTGATATGGAAGAATCTAAAATCTATGAAATTCTTTCAAATGGAGTAGAAAAAGAGAGATGGCAAGTTGAATTTGGAACTGCAGGACGAGGAATTAGTCATGATGTAATGAGGAAAATAGAGAAAGAAGAATTACCAGGGGTAGTTTTTGCAAGCGATACAAAACGTTATTATCCAAACGGTATCTTTGCTTCTCATCTAATTGGTTTTGCTCAAAAAGAAGAGCAAAAAGATGGCACTTTTAAAACGGTTGGGAAAATGGGCTTGGAATCCATTTTTAATAAGGAATTAACCGGGAAAGATGGCAACATGCAATATGAAAGTGACATTTTCGGTTTCCTATTACCTAATAGTGAAAAAATGGTTAAACCGGCGGAAAATGGGGACAATATTCATTTAACAATCGATAAAACAATTCAAAGCTTTTTAGAAGATGCTATGACTGGTGTCTATGAAGAGTACGATCCTGAATCAATGGTAGCCGTTGTAGCTGACCCAAAAACTGGTGAAATTCTGGCAATGACACAACGTCCAACATTTGATCCAGATACGCGAGTTGGATTAGATAACAACTGGTTAAATGAAGTGACTCAAATGGTCATTGAACCAGGGTCTACAATGAAAGTCTTTACACTTAGTGCCGCTATCGAAACTGGCAATTGGCATCCGAATGCGTATTATCAATCTGGTCAATATACAATATTAGATAGTACAATTCGTGACCATAACTATGTTGGATGGGGTCCCATTACGTATTTAGAAGGGTTTCAACGTTCTTCGAATACGGCAATCGCGTATATGTTAGAACAGATGGGTGACAAGACACTAATCAAATACTTAGATCGATTTGGTTTTGGTCAAAAGACAGGTATCGATTTACCTGGTGAAGTTACCGGAACAATATTAACGACCTATCCAATTAACCGAGTAACAACAGCCTATGGTCAAGGATCTACCGTAACTCCCATTCAATTAGTACAAGGAATGACAGCAATTGCAAATGACGGTAAAATGATGCAACCATTTTTAATTGATAAGATAGTAGATTCGAATACAGGTGAAGTTATAAAAGATAATGAGCCAGTAGTTAAGGGCGAACCTGTATCTGCTGAAACAGCAAAACAAGTAAGAGAAATCCTTGCTTCTACAGTAACCTCTAAGGCAGGGACGGCAAAAAACTTTAAAGTAGAAGGATACGAAGTAGCTGGAAAAACAGGTACAGCTCAAATTTCTCGTTCGAATGGGGCAGGCTATTTAGAGGGGAAAAATAATTATCTGTATTCATTTTTAGGGATGGCTCCAGCAGAAGATCCACAATTAATTGTGTATGTAGCAGTGAAACAACCAAAGCTTAAACTGACTGAATATGGTTCAGAACCAGTAGCAAAAGTGTTTACATCTGTTGTCCAAAATAGCTTGAAATATTTAAACATTAAACCTGAAGATGCAGCACAGGTTCAAACTGCGAAAGTGGGGAACTATGTCGGGAAAAGCTCTGAGTCAATGCAAGTGGAAATCGAAAATGAGGGATTAACACCTATCGTGATTGGAGAGGGTGGAGAAATTGTAGAACAATATCCTAAACAAAACTTGCAAATGACTAAAGGAAGTCTTGTATTTTTAAAGACGAAAGGGTCTGTTACAATTCCTTCTTTCGAAAAATGGTCATTAAGAAATCTCTTAATCTATAAAGCGATGTCCGGATTATCGATTGAAATTGTAGGGGAAGGATTTGTTGAAAGTCAAAGTGTTTCTCCTAATACAACTATCGTAGATTCTTCGCCAATTGTTGTTAATTTAAAAACACCGGAAGAGGTATATTCAGTACCAGTTGAAGAAGAACCCGAAGGCGATGAAGAAGTAATTCCTCAAGATTAA
- a CDS encoding stage V sporulation protein D: MKWISAISKKRLRLVVFGFILFGIAVVLRLFYVQIIQHDKLTELAKANWDREIPFASERGEITDRNGEVLVTNKLAPTLYFMPAQNDNIEQAAKQIAQVLKLDEKKLYEKMNSKDYLVKLAPEAKNITYEQAVQIQGLKIDGLYSGVDYVRHYPYGNLLSRFIGFTGYDTQGLAGIEFQYDKLLTSKSAAIRLFTDAKGNALPHVDDEWREGDQGATVELTIDLEIQQVVERELAQAMTKYNADQALAIAMNPNTGEILALSSYPTYDPSNFEKVDSSIYNRNLPVWMTYEPGSTFKIITLSAALEEGVVNLEKEKFYDRGYTMVEGARLRCWKREGHGDETFLQVVQNSCNPGFIEMGQRVGSDKLMEYIKKFGFGETTGSNIAGEASGILFSKEAFGPVEHATTSFGQGIAVTPIQQVQAVSAAINGGKLYTPYVVSKVYDPESGKLVVENKPELKRTVISEDTSEKVRNALESVVAIGSGRQAYRDGLRIGGKTGTAQKVENGRYKDGDYIVSFIGFAPANNPEVVVYVAVDSPKSSVVFGSTIAAPIVGQIIEDIAPKLGIKEDKEGQLEKDYRWGDPITERLPNFIGLSADEIMKLQYPYKIEVHGDGKIVTGQLPEPNNVIEVDGTVHLYLGEETDEETDETN; encoded by the coding sequence ATGAAGTGGATTTCGGCCATTTCAAAGAAGAGATTAAGATTAGTAGTTTTTGGATTTATTTTATTTGGTATTGCGGTTGTGCTTCGACTGTTTTATGTGCAAATTATACAGCATGATAAGCTGACCGAACTTGCAAAGGCCAACTGGGATCGAGAAATTCCCTTTGCATCCGAGCGAGGGGAAATTACCGATCGTAACGGGGAAGTTCTTGTTACAAACAAGCTAGCTCCAACACTTTATTTTATGCCCGCACAAAACGATAATATCGAACAAGCTGCCAAGCAAATTGCACAAGTATTAAAACTTGATGAAAAAAAATTATACGAAAAAATGAATTCGAAAGATTATTTAGTAAAACTTGCACCTGAGGCCAAAAATATTACATATGAACAGGCAGTACAAATACAGGGACTAAAAATAGATGGGCTTTATAGTGGTGTTGACTATGTACGCCATTATCCATATGGTAACTTATTGTCTCGATTTATTGGTTTTACCGGGTATGATACTCAAGGTCTAGCTGGAATTGAATTTCAATATGACAAACTATTAACTTCAAAATCCGCAGCGATTCGCCTGTTTACAGACGCAAAAGGAAATGCCTTACCTCATGTGGATGACGAATGGCGTGAAGGTGATCAAGGCGCTACTGTAGAATTAACTATTGATTTAGAAATTCAACAAGTAGTTGAAAGAGAATTAGCACAAGCTATGACTAAATATAATGCGGATCAAGCATTAGCCATTGCGATGAATCCTAATACTGGTGAAATCTTAGCTTTATCTTCTTATCCAACTTATGATCCGTCAAATTTTGAAAAAGTTGATTCATCGATTTATAATCGGAATTTACCAGTTTGGATGACGTACGAGCCTGGGTCAACCTTTAAAATTATCACATTAAGTGCAGCTCTTGAAGAAGGGGTAGTAAACTTAGAAAAAGAAAAGTTTTATGACAGAGGCTATACAATGGTTGAAGGTGCAAGACTCCGATGTTGGAAGCGTGAAGGACATGGAGATGAAACCTTTTTACAAGTTGTACAAAATTCTTGTAACCCTGGATTTATTGAAATGGGACAACGTGTAGGTTCTGATAAATTAATGGAATACATTAAAAAATTTGGCTTTGGTGAAACAACAGGTTCTAACATTGCAGGTGAAGCATCTGGAATTTTATTTTCAAAAGAAGCTTTTGGTCCTGTTGAACATGCAACCACATCTTTTGGTCAAGGTATTGCAGTAACGCCTATCCAACAAGTGCAAGCTGTTTCAGCGGCCATAAATGGGGGTAAATTATATACACCTTATGTTGTTTCAAAAGTTTATGATCCGGAAAGTGGAAAATTAGTTGTTGAAAATAAACCGGAGTTGAAACGAACTGTAATAAGTGAGGATACATCAGAGAAGGTTAGAAATGCATTAGAATCAGTAGTAGCAATAGGTTCAGGCCGCCAAGCATATCGTGATGGTCTACGAATTGGCGGAAAAACGGGTACAGCGCAAAAAGTTGAAAATGGACGATATAAAGATGGAGATTATATTGTTTCATTTATCGGTTTTGCGCCTGCAAACAATCCTGAAGTTGTAGTTTATGTTGCAGTTGATAGTCCAAAAAGTTCTGTTGTCTTTGGTAGTACAATTGCTGCACCAATTGTAGGACAAATCATTGAAGACATTGCACCAAAGCTTGGCATCAAAGAAGATAAAGAAGGGCAACTTGAAAAGGATTATCGTTGGGGAGATCCTATTACAGAACGTCTTCCTAATTTTATAGGACTTTCAGCAGACGAAATTATGAAATTACAATACCCATATAAAATTGAAGTGCATGGAGACGGAAAAATTGTTACGGGTCAGTTACCAGAACCAAACAATGTAATTGAAGTTGACGGCACCGTCCATCTTTATTTAGGTGAAGAAACTGATGAAGAAACTGATGAAACGAATTAG
- the murD gene encoding UDP-N-acetylmuramoyl-L-alanine--D-glutamate ligase, protein MIEYSKLQHKKVLVLGLAKSGVKAAELLHELGAFVTVNDSKPFDENPSAQGLLEMGITVICGRHPEDLLDEGFELIVKNPGIPYSNPIIADAISRQLPVITEVELAYLVSEAPIIGITGTNGKTTTTTLVYEMLKNGERQPLIAGNIGTVACGVAATATTENVIVTELSSFQLMGTIEFKPKIAILTNLYDAHLDYHGTFEEYVKAKFAITKNQDENDWLIYNAGQEVVQQFAQQSKAKKVPFSSEGRTEEGISADETTVYWQGEPIFERNNIALPGKHNLENVLAAVAACIIYGCDQSKMIEVLSTFSGVRHRTQFVREWDGRKFYNDSKATNCLATKVALDAFKQPIVLLAGGLDRGHSFEELRDSMKNVKAVVAFGQTGERFIEFAKSCGIENTVNADNVEDAVSKAADISEIGDVVLLSPACASWDQYPNFEIRGDLFIEHVMKL, encoded by the coding sequence ATGATAGAGTATTCAAAATTACAACATAAAAAAGTATTAGTACTAGGTCTTGCCAAAAGTGGTGTTAAGGCGGCAGAGCTCCTACATGAGTTAGGAGCTTTTGTAACTGTTAACGATTCGAAACCGTTCGATGAAAACCCAAGTGCTCAGGGCTTACTTGAAATGGGAATCACGGTTATTTGTGGTCGACATCCAGAAGACTTATTAGACGAGGGCTTCGAACTAATCGTAAAAAATCCGGGTATTCCATATAGTAACCCAATTATTGCTGATGCTATTAGTCGTCAACTACCAGTAATTACAGAGGTAGAACTTGCTTATTTAGTGAGTGAGGCGCCGATTATCGGGATTACAGGTACGAATGGTAAAACAACTACGACAACATTAGTGTATGAAATGCTAAAGAATGGTGAAAGACAGCCTTTAATCGCTGGGAATATTGGTACTGTTGCATGTGGAGTTGCAGCGACAGCAACCACTGAAAATGTTATTGTCACTGAATTATCATCGTTTCAGTTAATGGGGACAATTGAATTTAAGCCGAAAATTGCCATTCTAACAAATTTATATGATGCGCATCTAGATTATCATGGAACATTTGAAGAATACGTAAAAGCCAAATTTGCCATTACCAAAAATCAAGATGAGAATGATTGGTTGATTTACAATGCCGGTCAAGAAGTGGTACAACAGTTTGCTCAACAATCAAAAGCAAAAAAAGTACCATTTAGTTCAGAAGGACGAACTGAAGAAGGTATTAGCGCAGATGAGACAACTGTGTATTGGCAAGGCGAACCAATTTTTGAAAGAAATAATATAGCATTGCCCGGGAAACATAATCTAGAAAATGTACTGGCAGCTGTTGCAGCATGTATCATTTATGGCTGTGATCAATCAAAAATGATTGAAGTTTTATCAACTTTTTCAGGCGTCCGTCATCGTACACAATTTGTTCGGGAGTGGGATGGAAGAAAATTCTATAACGATTCAAAAGCAACCAATTGTTTAGCAACAAAAGTTGCACTAGATGCTTTCAAACAACCGATTGTTTTATTAGCAGGGGGACTTGATCGCGGACATTCCTTCGAAGAATTGCGAGATTCTATGAAGAATGTAAAAGCTGTTGTAGCCTTTGGGCAGACGGGAGAACGTTTCATAGAGTTTGCAAAGTCATGTGGTATTGAAAACACAGTGAATGCAGACAATGTAGAAGATGCAGTTAGCAAGGCGGCAGACATTTCCGAAATTGGAGATGTTGTATTATTATCACCTGCATGTGCAAGTTGGGACCAATACCCTAACTTTGAAATCCGTGGAGATTTATTTATTGAACATGTAATGAAACTGTAA
- the mraY gene encoding phospho-N-acetylmuramoyl-pentapeptide-transferase → MTIATTITILAISFIVSVALAPITIPILRRLKFGQSIREVGPQSHMKKAGTPTMGGIIFLISIIATTVIVGNVFSIFTTQTVVLLLVLIGFGLIGLLDDGIKVVFKRNLGLTSIQKLVGQIVISIAAFLLLRLGTFDTSITIPYTDLSIDLGILYAAFLIFWLVGFSNAVNLTDGLDGLVAGTASVAFAAFGVIALFNQQSDVALFTFSVTGALLGFLIFNANPAKVFMGDTGSLALGGALAMVSVLVKEELLLLLIGLVFVIETLSVILQVGSYKLRGGKRIFKMAPIHHHFELSGWDEKTVVAVFWSSGLVLALLAVVLEALL, encoded by the coding sequence ATGACAATCGCAACAACAATAACCATTTTAGCCATATCTTTCATAGTTTCTGTGGCATTAGCACCAATCACAATTCCGATACTTCGCCGTTTGAAGTTCGGGCAAAGCATTCGAGAAGTTGGGCCACAGTCACATATGAAGAAGGCTGGCACTCCAACAATGGGCGGTATAATTTTTTTAATTTCGATTATTGCTACAACGGTGATTGTTGGAAATGTATTTAGTATATTTACGACTCAAACAGTTGTTTTACTTCTTGTATTAATAGGTTTTGGATTAATCGGGTTGTTAGATGACGGAATAAAAGTCGTATTTAAACGTAATTTAGGTTTAACATCAATACAAAAATTAGTAGGTCAAATCGTGATCTCCATTGCAGCGTTTTTACTTTTGCGATTAGGTACTTTCGATACTTCAATTACTATTCCATATACCGATTTATCAATCGACTTAGGTATTTTATATGCTGCATTTTTAATTTTTTGGTTAGTAGGATTTTCAAATGCAGTCAACTTAACAGACGGACTAGATGGGTTAGTTGCTGGAACAGCATCAGTTGCTTTTGCAGCATTTGGGGTAATCGCATTGTTTAACCAACAATCTGACGTTGCTCTATTTACTTTTTCTGTAACGGGCGCATTATTAGGATTCCTAATTTTTAATGCAAATCCAGCGAAAGTATTTATGGGTGATACAGGTTCTCTTGCTTTAGGTGGAGCGTTAGCGATGGTCTCTGTATTAGTGAAAGAAGAATTGTTACTATTATTAATTGGTCTCGTTTTCGTAATTGAGACATTATCGGTTATTTTACAAGTTGGTAGTTACAAATTACGTGGTGGAAAACGTATTTTTAAAATGGCACCAATTCATCACCATTTTGAATTATCAGGCTGGGATGAAAAAACAGTGGTAGCTGTCTTTTGGTCATCAGGACTAGTTCTTGCATTATTAGCAGTCGTATTGGAGGCATTACTATGA
- the mraZ gene encoding division/cell wall cluster transcriptional repressor MraZ encodes MFMGEYQHSVDTKGRLIVPSKFREQLGNTFVITRGLDNCLFGYPMDEWRKLEEKLKELPMTKKDARAFARFFFSGATEVEIDKQGRINIPSTLSTYAKLEKECVIVGVSSKIEIWAKDAWEAYFNDAEESFNEIAENLIGFDF; translated from the coding sequence ATGTTCATGGGGGAATATCAACACTCTGTTGATACTAAAGGACGACTAATTGTGCCATCAAAATTTCGTGAGCAATTAGGTAATACATTTGTTATTACTCGCGGACTTGATAACTGTCTCTTTGGATATCCTATGGATGAATGGCGAAAACTCGAAGAAAAATTAAAAGAATTACCAATGACAAAAAAAGATGCTCGAGCATTTGCTAGATTTTTCTTTTCAGGTGCAACAGAAGTGGAAATAGATAAACAGGGACGTATTAATATCCCATCTACACTCTCCACTTATGCAAAACTTGAAAAGGAATGTGTTATTGTAGGGGTTTCAAGCAAAATAGAAATATGGGCAAAAGATGCTTGGGAAGCTTACTTTAACGATGCTGAAGAATCGTTTAATGAAATAGCAGAAAACTTAATTGGATTTGACTTCTAA